From one Sardina pilchardus chromosome 6, fSarPil1.1, whole genome shotgun sequence genomic stretch:
- the atxn1b gene encoding ataxin-1 — protein MKSSQERGNECLPPKKRELLVLEERALAAVGESQRGENLAWLASVASMASMAPVGVSQSNSGGNGNGNGNGTVESPSPSHEILSMVTEFHPSLSTPSSSSSLSFSSTSSAYTFSSSTATVSRGAGQPTVLSTGLAQPAGTVQYAPLPPNLQLIGPYTGYISSQVLPSAPSPAGQHPRPQAETYVTAVVSQASNGDHQHHQHHHHHHPQHHQQQQQHQPGLGAATLAVSGGVTSPVPQLTQPSAQCIQLDGSSLGVSVTSPTGQLPLHLHPHNATVLTPHTLTLGTSQLLVHYADAPQAKMADGGQTRELYNGEIVETSGAGRHGGGGGGVLKVATMPHDSDQRAQAHSMSLAARTQVLLPAEYQDGSGLHTSLMLVPSSAADLQRSLGKDLSGLPRAEKGGICLGKPISRDSRDSRGSTLSLSSLESLASPAPTLSPHALLQTTHASTQEMAAAGIYSATPLPIIGYISGGPSPQQHHHAGGYHGNLTQHLLISGSPSLLIPVSAGGPLPGESEQHAPPPRMVASAPSAVVTVSSSNHQVSMAHQQQATSLATAGHAYVSPIPIAATALPDPRSVLSDAQQNHHLVQVSPQQAHVVQLPPQQPQTATATATAAPASPTSASLPPYFMRGSIIQLADGELKRVEELKTEDFIQSAEVSGDLKIDSSTVERIDCSQTPDVVIIQFSVGEHKAQVRVEVLVEYPFFVFGQGWSSCSPDKTTQLLELSCAKLSVGDVCISLTLRSVRNGSLRKEPAAEPVGINAANAAKPAKVGGPPRDHEAPREGLANGPRLVGQRAPGGDPAAGGGEQQQQHVRTIQIHQTLVENGRRGEPKAAGVPQESGGGAPERPAASRKRRWSAPENREAERLYEETPPTATLPKLAFIPQEVKISIEGRSSTGR, from the exons ATGAAGTCGAGCCAGGAGCGCGGCAACGAGTGCCTGCCGCCCAAGAAGCgggagctgctggtgctggaggaGCGGGCGCTGGCGGCCGTCGGGGAGAGCCAGCGGGGCGAGAACCTGGCGTGGCTGGCCAGCGTGGCCAGCATGGCCTCCATGGCGCCGGTGGGGGTCAGCCAGAGCAACAGCGGCGGGAACGGGAACGGGAACGGGAACGGCACGGTGGAGTCGCCGAGCCCGTCGCACGAGATCCTGTCCATGGTGACCGAGTTCCACCCGTCGCTGTCGACGCCGTCGTCGTCGTCTTCGTTGTCCTTCTCGTCGACCTCTTCGGCGTACACCTTCTCTTCGTCCACCGCGACCGTGTCCAGAGGAGCCGGTCAGCCCACCGTCCTCTCCACCGGACTGGCCCAGCCGGCCGGGACCGTCCAGTACGCCCCGCTGCCCCCCAACCTGCAGCTCATCGGGCCCTACACGGGCTACATCTCCTCCCAGGTGCTGCCCTCGGCCCCCAGCCCCGCCGGACAGCACCCGCGCCCTCAGGCCGAGACCTACGTCACGGCGGTCGTCTCCCAGGCCTCCAACGGagaccaccaacaccaccaacaccaccaccaccaccacccgcagcatcatcagcagcagcagcagcatcagccaGGCCTGGGGGCGGCGACGCTGGCCGTGTCCGGCGGGGTGACCTCCCCTGTCCCCCAGCTCACCCAGCCCTCCGCCCAGTGCATCCAGCTGGACGGCTCCTCCCTGGGGGTGTCCGTGACCTCGCCGACCGGCCAGCTGCCGCTGCACCTGCACCCCCACAACGCCACGGTGCTCACGCCCCACACGCTGACCCTGGGCACCTCCCAGCTGCTGGTGCACTACGCCGACGCGCCCCAGGCCAAGATGGCCGACGGCGGGCAGACCCGGGAGCTCTACAACGGGGAGATCGTGGAGACGAGCGGCGCGGGCAGgcacggtggcggcggcggcggcgtgctCAAGGTGGCGACGATGCCGCACGACAGCGACCAGCGGGCGCAAGCCCACAGCATGAGCCTGGCGGCCCGCACCCAGGTGCTGCTGCCCGCCGAGTACCAGGACGGCAGCGGGCTTCACACCTCCCTCATGCTGGTGCCCAGCAGCGCCGCCGACCTCCAGCGCAGCCTGGGCAAGGACCTGTCCGGCCTGCCCCGCGCCGAGAAAGGGGGCATCTGCCTGGGCAAGCCCATCTCGCGGGACTCCCGGGACTCGCGGGGCTCCACGCTCTCGCTGTCGTCCCTGGAGAGCCTGGCGTCGCCGGCGCCCACCCTGTCGCCCCACGCCCTCCTCCAGACCACGCACGCCAGCACGCAGGAGATGGCGGCGGCGGGCATCTACTCGGCCACGCCGCTGCCCATCATCGGCTACATCTCGGGCGGGCCGTCGCCGCAGCAGCATCACCACGCCGGCGGCTACCACGGCAACCTGACGCAGCACCTGCTCATCTCGGGCAGCCCGTCGCTGCTGATCCCCGTGAGCGCCGGTGGGCCGCTGCCGGGCGAGAGCGAGCAGCACGCCCCGCCCCCCCGCATGGTGGCCTCCGCCCCGTCCGCCGTCGTCACCGTCTCCTCCAGCAACCACCAGGTGTCCATGGCCCATCAGCAGCAGGCAACCTCTCTGGCCACCGCCGGCCACGCCTACGTCAGCCCGATCCCCATCGCCGCCACCGCCCTCCCCGACCCCCGCTCCGTGCTCTCCGACGCCCAGCAGAACCACCACCTGGTGCAGGTGTCCCCGCAGCAGGCCCACGTCGTCCAGCTGCCCCCGCAGCAGCCGCAGACCGCCACCGCCACGGCCACCGCCGCCCCAGCCTCCCCGACATCAGCCTCTCTGCCGCCCTACTTCATGCGCGGCTCCATCATCCAGCTGGCCGACGGCGAGCTGAAGCGCGTGGAGGAGCTCAAGACGGAGGACTTCATCCAGAGCGCCGAGGTCAGCGGCGACCTCAAGATCGACTCGAGCACCGTGGAGCGCATCGACTGCAGCCAGACGCCCGACGTGGTCATCATCCAGTTCTCCGTCGGGGAGCACAAGGCACAG GTGAGAGTGGAGGTCCTGGTCGAGTACCCGTTCTTTGTTTTTGGGCAGGGCTGGTCCTCCTGCAGCCCCGACAAAACCACCCAGCTCTTGGAGCTCTCCTGTGCCAAGCTCTCGGTGGGCGACGTCTGCATCTCCCTCACCCTCCGGAGCGTGAGGAACGGCTCGCTGAGGAAAGAGCCCGCCGCAGAGCCCGTGGGCATCAACGCCGCCAACGCAGCCAAACCAGCCAAGGTCGGGGGACCACCCAGAGATCACGAGGCCCCGCGCGAGGGCCTGGCCAACGGGCCGAGGCTCGTCGGTCAGCGCGCCCCTGGAGGAGACCCCGCGGCCGGAGgcggggagcagcagcagcagcacgttAGGACGATCCAGATTCACCAGACACTCGTGGAGAACGGCAGGCGGGGGGAGCCCAAGGCGGCGGGCGTGCCCCAGGAGTCCGGCGGGGGGGCCCCGGAGAGGCCGGCGGCCAGCCGCAAGAGGCGGTGGTCGGCGCCCGAGAACCGGGAGGCCGAGCGACTGTATGAGGAGACGCCTCCCACGGCCACGCTCCCCAAACTTGCTTTCATTCCTCAGGAGGTCAAAATCAGCATCGAGGGCAGGTCAAGTACTGGTCGTTGA